The bacterium DNA window TAGATCAAGGTCGACTGGATCGCCCGATGTCCGAGAAGATCTCGGATATAAAGCAAATTGGCACCGTCCTCCATCGAGTGCGTGGCAAACGAATGACGAAGGGAATGCGGCGTGACGTGCTTGCGGATGCCGGCCCGATTCTTGTCCTCCTTGAAGGCTTTCTGAAGAGTCCGTAGGACCGGTGGATGTTGGCGATCACGCCCGTAGAAAAACCACTCGGTCGGCCGGTAAATCCTCCAATACGACCGCAGTTGATCGAGCAGGCTGGAGGACAGCACAGTGTAGCGGTCCTTTTGTCCCTTACCGTTGCTGACAAAGATACGCATCCTCTTGCTGTCGATGTCCGGTACGCGCAGGCGCGCGGCTTCACTCAGACGCAGACCGGTGGAATAGAGCGTCATCCAGATCGTCCGATACCGGAAATCGCTGGCGGCCTCAAACAGCTTCTCGACCTCCACGCGAGCAAAAACGAGAGGCACCTTCGTCGGTCGCTTGCGCAAAGGCAGCTCCATACGCCAGGCCTTCTTCTTGAGGACCTTGCTGAAAAGAAAACGGATCGCGAAGTGGTGCTGGTTGATGAGTGAATCGGAGTACTCCGCCTCGGCGAGGTGAAGCATGTAGGCTCGGACATCCTCGTGGGTCAGCTTGTTGCTGGGCTTGAGGGTATGATGGAGAAAACGCCTGGCGGCACCATGATAGGTCTTGACCGTCGCCGGGCTTTTCCCGACGAGCTTCAGCTCCTCCTTCATACGCTCCAAGGTGGGTTCGATTCCGTACTTCATGATCGGTCTCCTACGTAGGCTGGGC harbors:
- a CDS encoding tyrosine-type recombinase/integrase; translated protein: MKYGIEPTLERMKEELKLVGKSPATVKTYHGAARRFLHHTLKPSNKLTHEDVRAYMLHLAEAEYSDSLINQHHFAIRFLFSKVLKKKAWRMELPLRKRPTKVPLVFARVEVEKLFEAASDFRYRTIWMTLYSTGLRLSEAARLRVPDIDSKRMRIFVSNGKGQKDRYTVLSSSLLDQLRSYWRIYRPTEWFFYGRDRQHPPVLRTLQKAFKEDKNRAGIRKHVTPHSLRHSFATHSMEDGANLLYIRDLLGHRAIQSTLIYLRVTSEGINRLANPLDQLMKRQRDTERSK